One window from the genome of Schistocerca piceifrons isolate TAMUIC-IGC-003096 chromosome 1, iqSchPice1.1, whole genome shotgun sequence encodes:
- the LOC124794338 gene encoding GPI mannosyltransferase 3: MPNKSVIMRLNHRIPVCLLLVLRLVSVFLVSTFYVPDEYWQSLEIAHRLAYGYGYTTWEWKVGIRSYVYPSLIALMYKVMNIIKIDTVENLILLPRIFQALLCVCADLMFLRWCRTCIGVTNEWALLNISIAWFHAYTATRTLTNTLETALTSMALCLYPWTTMRRGGVETTKYLWIVGFACLMRPTAFVIWLPFAIYHFLQASDWKVLSRVYIMRAAIFIVFSTVVDSLCHGSVTCSPISFLYYNLVKNIASFYGTHGLFWYFTVGIPTVLGVHIFPFVLGCKEVITYIQDKARNVCLVLFFAILWTVLVYSMIPHKEFRFILPLLPMMLFIATFWLAVWGKRNSFGYRPVFMKVFLILGSVIPFLYCGIVHQRGTLDVMKILAEESAKNPSNTSIWFLMPCHSTPLYSHLHSPVDVFFLECDPLASQDVADVFFSSPLTWLHDNFPETGRGPSHIVIFNKLYKKIEGFLSLRHYKLFQQLFHSHFVEGNVGTHIMIFKRNE; the protein is encoded by the coding sequence ATGCCAAATAAAAGTGTAATCATGAGACTGAATCATAGAATACCCGTTTGCTTACTCCTGGTACTGCGCTTGGTGTCTGTGTTCCTTGTTTCGACATTTTACGTTCCAGACGAGTACTGGCAATCATTAGAGATAGCTCACAGATTAGCATACGGTTATGGGTATACAACGTGGGAATGGAAAGTTGGTATTAGAAGTTACGTATATCCAAGTTTGATAGCATTGATGTATAAAGTCATGAACATAATTAAAATAGACACTGTGGAGAACTTAATTCTTTTACCACGGATATTTCAAGCATTGTTATGCGTTTGTGCCGATTTAATGTTTCTGCGTTGGTGCAGAACATGTATTGGTGTTACGAATGAGTGGGCGCTGCTTAATATAAGTATCGCTTGGTTTCATGCGTACACTGCGACTCGAACATTAACTAACACCTTAGAAACGGCGCTGACATCAATGGCTTTATGCTTGTATCCATGGACGACAATGCGGAGAGGAGGAGTGGAAACAACGAAATACTTGTGGATCGTAGGATTTGCCTGCCTTATGCGTCCAACAGCATTCGTGATATGGTTACCATTCGCAATTTATCACTTCTTGCAGGCTAGTGACTGGAAAGTTTTGAGCCGTGTGTACATCATGAGAgcagctattttcattgttttttcaaCTGTTGTAGATTCACTTTGTCATGGGTCAGTGACTTGTTCACCCATTAGCTTTCTCTATTACAACTTAGTAAAAAACATAGCCTCCTTCTATGGAACACATGGGTTGTTTTGGTATTTTACTGTGGGTATTCCTACAGTTTTGGGTGTGCACATCTTTCCATTTGTTCTTGGTTGCAAGGAAGTTATTACTTATATACAAGATAAAGCAAGAAATGTTTGTTTAGTACTATTTTTTGCAATTTTGTGGACAGTTCTGGTATACAGTATGATTCCACATAAAGAATTTAGATTTATCCTACCCTTGCTTCCAATGATGTTATTTATTGCAACTTTTTGGTTAGCAGTGTGGGGAAAACGAAACAGTTTTGGTTATCGTCCagtatttatgaaagtatttctaaTACTAGGCTCAGTAATTCCGTTTCTGTACTGTGGCATTGTTCACCAAAGAGGAACTCTCGATGTCATGAAGATtttggcagaagaatcagcaaaaaATCCTAGTAACACTTCTATATGGTTTCTCATGCCATGCCATTCCACACCTCTGTACAGTCATCTCCATTCTCCTGTGGATgtattctttttggaatgtgatcCATTGGCTAGTCAAGATGTGGCTGATGTCTTTTTCAGCAGTCCCTTGACGTGGCTTCATGATAATTTTCCAGAAACAGGTAGAGGTCCCTCTCATATTGTTATTTTTAACAAACTGTATAAGAAAATTGAGGGATTTCTGTCGTTACGGCACTATAAACTGTTTCAACAGTTATTTCATTCTCACTTTGTAGAAGGTAATGTAGGTACACAcataatgattttcaaaagaaatgagtga